A window of the Natronomonas salina genome harbors these coding sequences:
- a CDS encoding ABC transporter ATP-binding protein: protein MTLLNIENLKVTYATDDETVHAVNDVSFSIDEGVNYGLAGESGSGKSTVAEAILGLLPGNGTVESGTVEFEGRDLTALSEAERRDVLWEDIAYIPQSAMDSLDPVMSTGDQIAQAIHTHRNVTDSKARGRVRELFEMVGLDPDRIDDYPHEFSGGMRQRVTIAMALALEPDLIIADEPTTGLDVIVQDKIIDKILEIQERMDSSLLLITHEIGVIAETCDELSILYGGKVMEQGSVDNVLVNPTNPYTMGLKNSFPEIDEGDEDPVAIPGSPPNLNQEPSACVFKDRCPFSTEECEESHPPLHELPNRNHRSACHHVDQAATMREEAKNPETWDITDDGAGESGRGEVILETDNLEKYYEQSQSLIGKFRGESPDYVKAVDGVSLSVRRSEVLGIAGESGCGKSTLGETIALLEEPTGGEMVFDGESHDHYMDGNLKEFRRKVQIIFQDPFDSLNPRQTVRKLVGEPLTIHGYRTDEKEQAIIETLERVGLTPAEQFLDQYPHELSGGQRQRVAVAKALVLDPDFLICDEPASMLDVSLKVNLLNLLRRLADTEDIGIVYISHDLASLMQVSDRLAIMYLGRIIEEGDVDRIAAQPKHPYTSSLLAAAPEKDPTADRTRVLLEGEPPDPVDLPSGCAFAPRCPKSEEKCWGVEPGLDEAGDPDHRAACYFPDDETESAVAKTPPTDETGPEMPTDVDSMGD from the coding sequence ATGACGCTACTCAACATCGAGAACCTGAAGGTCACGTACGCAACCGACGACGAGACGGTCCACGCGGTCAACGACGTCTCGTTCAGCATCGACGAGGGAGTGAACTACGGCCTCGCCGGCGAATCCGGCTCGGGGAAGTCCACCGTCGCCGAGGCCATCCTCGGGTTGCTTCCCGGGAACGGGACCGTCGAATCGGGCACCGTCGAGTTCGAGGGTCGCGACCTCACCGCCCTCTCCGAGGCGGAACGCCGGGACGTCCTCTGGGAGGACATCGCCTACATCCCCCAGAGCGCGATGGACTCGCTGGACCCGGTGATGTCGACCGGCGACCAGATCGCCCAGGCGATCCACACCCACCGGAACGTCACGGACTCGAAGGCCCGCGGGCGCGTCCGCGAACTGTTCGAGATGGTGGGCCTCGACCCCGACCGCATCGACGACTACCCACACGAGTTCTCCGGCGGGATGCGTCAGCGCGTCACGATCGCCATGGCGCTGGCGCTGGAGCCGGACCTCATCATCGCCGACGAGCCGACGACCGGCCTGGACGTTATCGTCCAGGACAAGATCATCGACAAGATCCTGGAGATCCAAGAGCGGATGGACAGCTCGCTTCTCCTCATCACCCACGAGATCGGCGTCATCGCGGAGACCTGCGACGAGCTGTCGATCCTCTACGGCGGGAAGGTGATGGAGCAGGGAAGCGTCGACAACGTGCTCGTCAACCCGACCAACCCCTACACGATGGGGCTGAAGAACTCCTTCCCGGAGATCGACGAGGGCGACGAGGATCCGGTTGCCATCCCTGGGTCGCCCCCGAATCTCAATCAGGAGCCCTCGGCTTGCGTCTTCAAGGACCGGTGTCCGTTCTCGACCGAGGAGTGCGAGGAGTCCCATCCACCTCTGCACGAACTGCCGAACCGGAATCACCGGTCGGCGTGCCACCACGTCGATCAGGCCGCGACGATGCGCGAGGAAGCGAAGAACCCCGAGACGTGGGACATCACCGACGACGGGGCGGGGGAGTCCGGTCGCGGTGAGGTCATCCTCGAGACGGACAATCTGGAGAAGTACTACGAGCAGAGCCAGTCGCTCATCGGGAAGTTCCGCGGCGAGTCCCCGGATTACGTGAAGGCCGTCGACGGCGTCTCGCTGTCGGTCCGTCGCTCCGAGGTGCTCGGCATCGCGGGGGAGAGCGGCTGTGGGAAGTCGACGCTCGGCGAGACGATCGCGCTCCTGGAGGAGCCGACGGGCGGCGAGATGGTCTTCGACGGCGAGTCGCACGACCACTACATGGACGGGAACCTCAAGGAGTTCCGCCGGAAGGTCCAGATCATCTTCCAGGACCCCTTCGACTCGCTGAACCCGCGACAGACGGTCCGCAAGCTGGTCGGCGAGCCGCTGACGATCCACGGCTACCGCACCGACGAGAAGGAACAGGCGATCATCGAGACTCTCGAGCGAGTGGGCCTGACGCCGGCCGAGCAGTTCCTCGACCAGTACCCCCACGAGCTCTCCGGCGGCCAGCGCCAGCGCGTCGCCGTCGCGAAGGCGCTCGTGCTGGACCCCGACTTCCTCATCTGCGACGAGCCGGCCTCGATGCTGGACGTCTCGCTGAAGGTCAACCTGCTGAACCTCCTGCGTCGGCTCGCCGATACCGAGGACATCGGGATCGTCTACATCTCCCACGACCTCGCGAGCCTGATGCAGGTCTCCGACCGGCTCGCCATCATGTACCTCGGCCGAATCATCGAGGAGGGCGACGTCGACCGCATCGCTGCCCAGCCGAAACACCCCTACACGTCCTCGCTGTTGGCGGCGGCGCCGGAGAAGGACCCCACCGCCGACCGGACCCGGGTGTTGCTCGAGGGCGAGCCTCCGGACCCGGTCGACCTGCCCTCCGGGTGTGCGTTCGCGCCGCGGTGTCCGAAGTCCGAAGAGAAGTGCTGGGGCGTCGAGCCCGGCCTCGACGAAGCCGGCGACCCCGACCACCGGGCGGCGTGTTACTTCCCGGACGACGAGACGGAATCGGCGGTGGCGAAGACGCCGCCGACGGACGAGACTGGACCCGAAATGCCGACCGACGTCGATTCGATGGGCGACTGA
- a CDS encoding ABC transporter permease, which produces MSTETEQRSAISERLHSWGGFVADQFAFLRQDRLAFAGLIIVALFVLLGLFGPMLAPHDPIEHDVRGEDGQILRLDQPSGEAVFGTTAFGKDVLSQFLAGAQPTFIVGLFGGVGTGVIGFLVGLVSGYYGGWVDEVLMRLTDLTFSLPFMPMALLLLTFVTPSVWLITAIIAGFLWKMPARVVRSEVLSVRERTFVKSAKASGASDLRTMLYHVAPNVLPIGFLYTAYGVAWAIAAQASLAFLGFGDPTMTSWGRMLRQVFESGNMRVAWWWVLPPAIGIAAITTSVFLIGRAYEEVVNPEIRSEQ; this is translated from the coding sequence ATGAGCACCGAGACGGAGCAGCGATCAGCCATCTCCGAGCGCCTCCACAGCTGGGGCGGCTTCGTCGCCGACCAGTTCGCGTTCCTCCGACAGGACCGACTGGCGTTCGCCGGGCTCATCATCGTCGCGCTGTTCGTCCTGCTGGGTCTGTTCGGGCCGATGCTCGCCCCGCACGACCCCATCGAACACGACGTCCGCGGCGAAGACGGACAGATACTCCGGCTTGACCAGCCGTCCGGAGAGGCGGTGTTCGGCACGACCGCCTTCGGGAAGGACGTCCTGAGCCAGTTCCTCGCGGGCGCGCAGCCGACGTTCATCGTCGGACTGTTCGGCGGGGTCGGAACCGGGGTCATCGGCTTCCTCGTCGGGCTGGTCAGCGGCTACTACGGCGGCTGGGTCGACGAGGTGTTGATGCGGCTGACCGACCTGACGTTCTCGCTGCCGTTCATGCCGATGGCGCTGCTGTTGCTGACGTTCGTGACGCCGAGCGTCTGGCTGATCACGGCCATCATCGCGGGCTTCCTCTGGAAGATGCCCGCCCGTGTCGTCCGCTCGGAGGTCCTCTCGGTCCGGGAACGGACGTTCGTGAAGTCCGCGAAGGCCAGCGGCGCCAGCGACCTCCGGACGATGCTGTACCACGTCGCGCCGAACGTGCTGCCCATCGGCTTCCTGTACACCGCCTACGGCGTCGCCTGGGCCATCGCCGCGCAGGCCAGCCTCGCGTTCCTCGGCTTCGGCGACCCGACGATGACCAGCTGGGGTCGGATGCTCCGGCAGGTCTTCGAGTCCGGGAACATGCGGGTCGCCTGGTGGTGGGTCCTCCCGCCCGCCATCGGTATCGCCGCGATAACCACCTCGGTCTTCCTCATCGGGCGCGCCTACGAGGAGGTCGTCAACCCAGAGATCCGATCCGAACAATGA
- a CDS encoding ABC transporter permease — MNQFLRFLLKRIAVSIGLTLVAVSVIFVVLRLLPGSPFEALVTSGNLNQEQIEEIRAMYGLNKPMWQQYLDYIWSLLTFQFGYSILRSQPVWEVLEPRLVNTLVLLVPALVTTAILSSLLGMYVGWNRGSTLEKASIITTTFLRSTPVFITAIFFIIIFAYNLELVPAFGMRSVTATPDGYLDTFLSLDFAHHYILPFTIAVLYFSGDFLLLARNGVVEKRGSEFLKLHRAKGLTEMEQLARAGRNSMLPILTYFALRLGMIFQGLILLEVVFGWPGIGRELVLAIQQQDYPLVQAAVFIMALAVIIANLLADVLYAYFDPTVSTSGGGTA, encoded by the coding sequence ATGAACCAGTTCCTGCGATTCCTGCTCAAGCGGATCGCCGTCTCCATCGGTCTGACGCTCGTGGCGGTCTCGGTCATCTTCGTCGTCCTCCGGCTCCTGCCGGGGAGCCCGTTCGAGGCCCTCGTGACCTCCGGGAACCTCAACCAGGAACAGATCGAGGAAATCCGGGCCATGTACGGCCTGAACAAACCGATGTGGCAGCAGTACCTCGACTACATCTGGAGCCTGCTGACATTCCAGTTCGGCTACTCCATCCTCCGGAGCCAGCCGGTCTGGGAGGTCCTCGAGCCCCGGCTCGTGAACACGCTCGTCCTGCTGGTGCCGGCGCTGGTGACGACGGCGATCCTGAGCTCTCTGCTCGGCATGTACGTCGGCTGGAACCGCGGGAGCACCCTCGAGAAGGCCAGCATCATCACGACGACGTTCCTGCGGTCGACGCCCGTGTTCATCACCGCCATCTTCTTCATCATCATCTTCGCGTACAACCTCGAACTCGTCCCCGCCTTCGGGATGCGGTCGGTGACGGCGACCCCGGACGGCTACCTCGATACCTTCCTCTCCCTGGACTTCGCCCACCACTACATCCTGCCGTTCACCATCGCGGTGTTGTACTTCAGCGGCGACTTCCTGTTGCTCGCCCGCAACGGCGTCGTCGAGAAGCGCGGCTCGGAGTTCCTCAAGCTGCACCGCGCCAAGGGCCTCACGGAGATGGAGCAGCTCGCCCGCGCCGGGCGGAATTCGATGCTACCCATCCTGACGTACTTCGCGCTCCGCCTCGGGATGATCTTCCAGGGGCTGATCCTCCTCGAGGTCGTCTTCGGCTGGCCCGGGATCGGCCGGGAGCTCGTCCTGGCGATCCAGCAGCAGGACTACCCGCTCGTCCAGGCCGCGGTGTTCATCATGGCGCTCGCGGTGATCATCGCGAACCTCCTCGCTGACGTCCTCTACGCGTACTTCGATCCGACCGTATCGACCAGCGGAGGTGGGACCGCATGA
- a CDS encoding ABC transporter substrate-binding protein, producing the protein MAHQNQDSTRGPSPRLTRRRYVASAAAVGAAALAGCSGGDRNAEDLTPEVPEGTPETVETQYWRDWETIDAESPPLDYSATAGAVLDRLPVEFSREDDPWMREHALMVKRGLNDLGISVDFNDRPLNQLYAQSWSTAGLEAVISMSTHGPDPQRGLDPNPLLMRRTEGNLSNYDNYYHPELQELLIEQAQETDRERREELVDQAQEIFAEDVGALITLFSDIVTAVNSERWSGYVRTPGNGPTGDSFQWTEVNLQPETDDRTYVKGVTTSMNSLNLPWAAGGAEEKRLSFIYDGLFDATPDLGVVPALASGGGFVDDTTVELSLREGVEWHDGEPFTAEDVKFTVDYYQEYSASSQTPFYEPIDSVEVLGDHEVRFNLTNPDASFMTQRVVRSVIIPKHRWEDVDSPSQHNPDPPVGTGPFVFENWEQGTRFEASRNDGHWMFDDEWRADVLGDQAERGDGIEGVVWINIGNIDALLGSLEGGEIDAVGTTLSNSQADRASDTDGIETIVTGNFAPLDNKLMFSCPLVRDKEFRVALAKAMNSERFVDEVLLGRGTVPTGENPISDLTQWHNDDVTHYEYDIEAARAILERAGYTWDDNDNLRFPNGDAWAAFVERIQDGNQYKRRDELDQPDFS; encoded by the coding sequence ATGGCACACCAGAACCAGGACTCGACCCGTGGTCCTTCTCCTCGGCTCACCCGCCGTCGCTACGTGGCGTCGGCGGCCGCGGTCGGCGCTGCTGCGCTGGCGGGGTGCAGCGGCGGCGACCGGAATGCCGAAGACCTCACCCCGGAGGTGCCGGAGGGGACGCCGGAGACGGTCGAAACGCAGTACTGGCGCGACTGGGAGACGATCGACGCGGAGTCACCGCCGCTCGACTACAGCGCGACGGCCGGGGCCGTCCTGGACCGACTGCCGGTCGAGTTCTCGCGGGAGGACGACCCCTGGATGCGCGAGCACGCGTTGATGGTGAAGCGAGGACTCAACGACCTGGGCATCAGCGTCGACTTCAACGATAGGCCGCTGAACCAGCTGTACGCCCAGAGCTGGTCGACCGCCGGCCTCGAGGCAGTCATCTCGATGAGCACCCACGGGCCGGACCCTCAGCGGGGACTCGACCCCAATCCCCTCCTGATGCGCAGAACCGAGGGGAACCTCTCGAACTACGATAACTACTACCACCCCGAGTTACAGGAACTGCTGATCGAACAGGCTCAGGAAACTGACCGGGAACGCCGAGAGGAACTGGTCGACCAGGCTCAGGAGATCTTCGCGGAGGACGTCGGCGCGCTCATCACGCTCTTCTCCGACATCGTCACGGCCGTGAACTCCGAGCGGTGGAGCGGCTACGTCCGGACGCCGGGGAACGGGCCCACGGGCGACTCCTTCCAGTGGACCGAGGTGAACCTGCAACCCGAGACCGACGACCGGACCTACGTCAAGGGCGTCACGACCTCGATGAACTCCCTGAACCTGCCCTGGGCGGCCGGCGGCGCCGAGGAGAAGCGCCTCTCGTTCATCTACGACGGGCTCTTCGACGCGACGCCCGATCTGGGCGTCGTCCCCGCGCTCGCGTCGGGCGGCGGCTTCGTCGACGACACGACCGTCGAGCTGTCGCTCCGGGAGGGCGTCGAGTGGCACGACGGCGAGCCGTTCACGGCCGAGGACGTGAAGTTCACCGTCGACTACTACCAGGAGTACTCGGCGTCGAGCCAGACGCCGTTCTACGAGCCGATCGACTCCGTCGAGGTCCTCGGCGACCACGAGGTCCGGTTCAACCTCACGAACCCCGACGCCTCGTTCATGACCCAGCGGGTGGTCCGCAGCGTCATCATCCCGAAGCACCGATGGGAGGACGTCGACTCCCCCTCACAGCACAACCCCGACCCCCCAGTCGGGACCGGTCCCTTCGTCTTCGAGAACTGGGAGCAGGGGACGCGCTTCGAGGCTTCGCGGAACGACGGCCACTGGATGTTCGACGACGAGTGGCGGGCCGACGTGCTGGGCGACCAGGCCGAGCGCGGCGACGGTATCGAGGGGGTCGTCTGGATCAACATCGGCAACATCGACGCCCTGCTCGGGTCGCTGGAGGGCGGCGAGATCGACGCCGTCGGCACGACGCTCTCGAACAGCCAGGCAGATCGGGCCTCCGATACCGACGGCATCGAGACCATCGTGACCGGGAACTTCGCGCCGCTCGATAACAAGCTGATGTTCTCCTGTCCGCTGGTCCGCGACAAGGAGTTCCGCGTGGCGCTCGCGAAGGCGATGAACTCCGAGCGGTTCGTCGACGAGGTCCTGCTGGGCCGCGGGACGGTCCCTACCGGTGAGAACCCGATCTCGGATCTGACCCAGTGGCACAACGACGACGTCACCCACTATGAGTACGACATCGAGGCGGCCCGGGCGATCCTCGAACGCGCCGGGTACACGTGGGACGACAACGACAACCTGCGGTTCCCGAACGGCGACGCCTGGGCGGCGTTCGTCGAGCGGATCCAGGACGGCAACCAGTACAAACGTCGTGACGAACTCGACCAGCCCGACTTCTCGTAA
- a CDS encoding helix-turn-helix domain-containing protein, with amino-acid sequence MAELAKRLPALRSIELDNAFYVEDGAWIESLTIVSEEPFDPQAIVDDISGVSLYYTSEIPTESSDVEIRRITVLAKESYPFILGLVLRQEAIPNRIVLQNGVFEVVATTRDWDQFRSLADEIQATLGEFELLSVTQDEEPGELLDSGRLTEVLVSKLTTEQLAILEMAYNHGYFSVPREISETELAAELDIAQSTVSERLRTAEGALLELIYGPRE; translated from the coding sequence ATGGCGGAGCTAGCCAAGCGACTGCCGGCACTCCGGAGCATCGAACTCGATAACGCGTTCTACGTTGAGGACGGGGCCTGGATCGAATCGCTGACCATCGTCTCCGAGGAGCCCTTCGACCCTCAGGCGATTGTCGACGATATCTCCGGGGTGTCGCTGTACTACACCAGCGAGATCCCCACCGAATCGAGCGACGTGGAGATCCGCCGGATCACCGTCCTGGCGAAGGAGTCGTACCCGTTCATCCTCGGACTGGTCCTGCGACAGGAAGCCATCCCGAACCGAATTGTCCTCCAGAACGGGGTCTTCGAGGTCGTCGCGACGACGCGGGACTGGGACCAGTTCCGGTCGCTGGCCGACGAGATTCAGGCGACCCTCGGCGAGTTCGAACTGCTGTCGGTCACACAGGACGAGGAGCCGGGCGAGCTACTCGACAGCGGCCGACTGACCGAGGTCCTCGTCTCGAAGCTGACCACCGAACAGCTGGCGATACTGGAGATGGCCTACAATCACGGCTACTTCTCGGTCCCGCGGGAGATCTCGGAGACGGAACTGGCCGCCGAACTCGACATCGCGCAGTCGACGGTCAGCGAGCGGTTGCGAACTGCGGAAGGCGCGCTCCTCGAACTCATCTACGGGCCCCGCGAGTAG
- a CDS encoding SLC13 family permease — MGSGPADDESQGVTIQPSAVIGLLIALVVLGVGVFFPTPDGVSPSAQRALAVFLTALILWLTRPLPYVVSSIFCVVLLFGLGTVDSFAAAATGYTSTLVFFLLLLLLLANTISSVGLDVRLAERLLVAERSPARTFRSIAGSVLALALVMPSAMARAVTFIPVVERLTTRFGPSEGFERGSYLLLGHVNPIASMALMTGGGMALVTSEIVNESVRTVTWVEWAVMMLPPTVGLYGLTTVAAGLFADIDDAKRAETVGSPSTDEEPEPVTRDQYIVGGVTVGAVLGWVVGSFVGLPTIVPAIVAVAVLALPGVEIITAEDIAEVSWGIIFLIGAMLSILDVMEATGAITLVVDILTRWIPFAALTQWQVVLALLTIAVGIRILFSTGSAAIVVILPIVLEFGGVFGVDRLHLALSVLLVVGSTTILPFNTTAVLVSMDRGPLSHHDVARFGVLTMLLSLVVVAVSWLVYWPLVS, encoded by the coding sequence ATGGGTTCGGGGCCGGCCGATGACGAATCACAGGGAGTGACGATCCAGCCCTCTGCGGTCATCGGGCTGTTGATCGCGCTCGTCGTGCTCGGAGTCGGCGTGTTCTTTCCGACCCCCGACGGCGTCTCGCCGTCGGCACAGCGCGCGCTTGCCGTGTTCCTCACCGCGCTGATTCTCTGGCTCACCAGACCGCTGCCGTACGTCGTCTCCAGTATCTTCTGTGTCGTGCTCCTGTTCGGCCTGGGGACCGTCGATTCGTTCGCCGCGGCGGCGACCGGCTACACCTCCACACTCGTCTTCTTCCTCCTGCTGTTGCTGTTGCTCGCCAACACCATCTCCAGTGTCGGGCTGGACGTTCGACTGGCCGAGCGCCTCCTCGTCGCGGAGCGATCGCCCGCCCGGACCTTCCGCTCTATCGCGGGAAGCGTGCTGGCGCTGGCGCTCGTGATGCCCTCGGCGATGGCTCGTGCCGTCACGTTCATCCCCGTCGTCGAGCGCCTCACTACCAGGTTCGGGCCGAGCGAGGGGTTCGAACGCGGGTCGTACCTCCTCCTGGGACACGTCAACCCGATCGCCTCGATGGCCCTGATGACGGGCGGCGGGATGGCGCTCGTGACCTCCGAGATCGTCAACGAGTCCGTCCGGACGGTGACGTGGGTCGAGTGGGCCGTGATGATGCTCCCGCCGACGGTCGGCCTGTACGGACTCACGACGGTCGCTGCAGGCCTGTTCGCGGACATCGACGATGCGAAGCGGGCGGAGACGGTCGGGTCGCCTTCCACCGACGAAGAGCCGGAGCCGGTGACTCGCGATCAGTACATCGTCGGCGGGGTAACGGTCGGTGCCGTCCTCGGCTGGGTCGTCGGGTCGTTCGTCGGCTTGCCGACGATCGTCCCTGCAATCGTCGCCGTGGCGGTGCTCGCGCTCCCGGGCGTCGAGATCATCACGGCCGAGGACATCGCTGAGGTTAGCTGGGGCATAATCTTCCTCATCGGTGCGATGCTGTCGATCCTCGACGTGATGGAGGCGACGGGAGCGATCACCCTCGTCGTCGACATACTGACTCGATGGATTCCGTTCGCCGCCCTGACACAGTGGCAGGTCGTCCTCGCGTTGCTCACGATCGCAGTCGGCATCCGAATCCTGTTCTCGACCGGCTCGGCCGCTATCGTCGTGATACTGCCAATCGTTCTGGAGTTCGGCGGTGTGTTCGGCGTCGATCGGCTCCACCTCGCACTGTCCGTGCTGCTCGTGGTCGGTTCGACGACGATCCTGCCGTTCAACACGACCGCCGTCTTGGTCTCCATGGATCGGGGGCCGCTGTCTCATCACGACGTCGCCAGGTTCGGCGTCCTGACGATGCTGCTCTCCCTGGTCGTGGTCGCCGTCTCGTGGCTGGTCTACTGGCCGCTGGTCTCGTAG